The segment actgctgctactaacATACTTCAAGAAATATCAATCGTAAAAGTCTGAAGGAACTGTTTAGTCTATTTATCATTGAAATTAACATTGATAATATTAGACAATCTACAAAAATTATTCGTCttcgttttatatttttttaatttattgaatttatttttaatcttaattttattattggGAGCTTATTTTTGATCCAGTAGATTTTAGATTTTCTACTTAGTATCCTTAGTCTCCTTCGGCCTCAGACAAGGAGAATCAGGCTAAGGATAAATGTCCTTTTCTAGTATATcgttttatcattattttcgtAACAATCATGTAATTGTTCCTACAGCAGAACACCTGTACCTTACTTGATAAGAACATGGTGTAATGATAGTGACAATCTTTCTCTACTTAGTTTATACACGTTTTGTGATATTCCACGGCTGTTTTATAGTATGTTTTGTTCAAATTTCGATTACTATGAATAGGGGGGGAAACAAAAggtttgcaacaaaaatagttaaaaaaaaaacacacattcatataaaaatgGAAAGGGTGCAGAGACAAAAAAGTGTATAATTTATGAGGTAATGTGTCCTGCTGATTCCACAAAAAAAGTattctatatttttttactatccTATAACATCGCAAATAACTCACCTCTTCCTGCATAACTTGAGATCTAGGCCATGCTAGCGTCCAATTGGACATATGGAagtaaaaaaagcacaatgaGAATTTGCAGAATTCGTCGAATTGGAATTCGAAATAGATTTATTGAAACTGATAGGATGCAGGATGTAGACTtccatattcatattcatattcatattcaaatttatttgtctaccttttggttacacaaatgcttaaataatacttattacctatgttcctaacctaacaaaaattaacacaaattatcaaaaatttgagaaaaatttttttttagaaaattagaatctaaaatttaaaaattaaaaattaaggcagcacgggattatggagggttctgatgcgggatcggaaagaggataagggaaggttgaaatcaaacatagagaatacacagttaaatcgacgaattgcacgaagaagggggtcattacggcccactgcagttcggcgggaagggatcactaggggagggcggtttcgaagaacacggttaggggcgtagaaagggatagaagaaagaagggaaggagaatcaatattaccaaggagtaatgcggcaataaaggtggactgggcatgggaacggcggttttccaatagttccaggccaagctgccgacacctgtcctcgtaaggaggtatgggggaggacaatctacccaggattttacatatagcaaacctggtgaacgatcgctgcacccgctcgatacgttccacatgggttcgagctgtaggggaccagactattgagcagtactccaaaatcgatctgaccagagagcagaacagagtcttcaggcacattgggtcggagaaatcgcacgcaattttctttaggagacccaatgttttccgcgcctgattgacaactgagtcaatgtggtggctgaaggtgaggcctctgtcaagcaagacaccgaggtcttttacgacacaaacacgattgacttgtacagaatttaggacgtacgagtaagtgattggagactgcgaacgactaaacgaaatgacgttacacttatcaggacataatgtgagggaattactagaacaccaagacgaaaaacgatcaagaatattttgtagggaaatgcAATCTCTAGGAGACGAAACTGGGAGAATGATTTCCGATGATAATATCTCAAAACTATCTATCTCTATCAATATATCTATCTCAAATATTGCAGTCTAGTAATTAATCCAGTACATGTAAAAAGTGCCTCACTGCCGATACGATCGGTCAGACGGGTTTggtaaaaagaaaagtaaGATTTGCCAATACCGATCAGTCATCACCACACATCTGTAAACTGTTTCAGTCTTTATCGCCCGCGAAAAAAGGCGCCTGGGCACTAGCGGGCGGTTTGGGACCACTTTGAGAATTACTGCTTAACATCAACCTCATCAAGGAACAATAGTACTTTTTCCTACTCTTCGTAGGAGTTGGCAATACAGGCATGTATGCTTCTCCGCcatctccctctccctctccaGGGAGTATCACAGTTTCTGGGCACCGAAATAGCAAAATTCCGGGAAGTGAAAAAGAGGATATAAcgttttttccttattggtTCTCCAACGCACGAGATTTGCCGTCGTGTAGAGGTGAAGCTGCACATCATTAACACGTCTCTCAGCAATATAAACTCTGCTGCTCAGCGTTGTAAACAAACGCTAACGCAGAAAGATGGCTACCACATGTGCACAGTCTTGTTCTCTGTGCGAATTTACGGTTCGAAGGCATTCCGATGGAGCGGTACTTGCACTGGTAATTGTGGTCCGGTCCGGGTATAATTGATGCTCTGGTTGGTCATcaccgggggggggggtggggcgAGGACATTGCGCATCTTGCGCAGAGCTCCGCACACACTTCCGAGGTTCGAGGCAGAGGCTGGTTTAGCTGCACTCGTGCACAACAATATCTAGCACTAATTTTGCGCCCATCCCCCTATAAGCTGTCTGGTGCGCATGGTGCTGTGCATGGTGCGCATTGACGTCATTTGGTCGTcggttttctgttttctcgAGTAAAGGTACGGAGAAAAATGGAAGGTTGCGCACACCAGATCTAGATCGCCCTGGGCACGCGAGGTTTTTGATGGGCAATAAAATCTGTTCTGAGCGGCTCCGTGAGCTGCGTTAGGGGTCCAGCGGCCAGCGGGGGATTTATTTAATCGAAGCAATCTCACACGCGGGCGCAGCGATACCCCGGGGGGAGGAGCGAGCTATCCTTGGCCCTTGTTTTTACAGCCACCACGATGACATGTGTTTCGGACGTGCACTGGCCGCAGTAGTTGCGCCAGTAAACAAATACGCGGCTGTATATCTCAGAGCATTCCCTGCTGCCCCCTGTTTCCGGTCGGCCTTTTCCTGGGCGATGCATGCGCCCGTCTTGGGAAGGTGTGTGCATACGTCGCTACTTTGCATACAACGGAACAGGAACGGAACATCATAAGCAGTACTTCACAACTGCAAAGGTTTAATTCGACATTGTTagttttccaaaaacaaaaaaaatcacagtTCAGTTGAAGTTTAACGGATGTAAGATATTGCAAATGGGTTGCAAACCGCCCTTCCCTCCACTTGCAAAGAAGCATTATTTGTAAACACTCGCACGTGATGGGCAGTGGGGAGCCGTGGGTTTGAAATActgacaaaacaacaatacatTTGGCGGCCATTTCCATTTTGCTCGCTCGTGTGAGGATTGACTCGGGAAGGAAAAACTCCTAGTTTGTAACGCGCTGCACGTTGCAAAGCATGCAATAACACCCTTTGTGGGAGGATTGCGCAAGGGTCCGGGAGTAGGCGCGAACCCCCCGGTTTTGCTTGCAGCGAACTTTGACCACCCGCTTCACCGGAACCAAACACGGCACGTCAGTCACGCTGCAGCGCGTTACCGGCGCAGGAAGTGGAgtccaacacaaacaaactgttTGGAGTCACTCGAAAGTTGAAGTTGAAGGAAGTAGAAATTATGTATTCCAGCGGCAGTGTGACGGTTGTTACATAAGAgaccattttttttccttctccttctctttctctcgctattcctgtctctctctttttttccttctcaatGTATCGCtctttttcatttgattttgatgaGACCTGGACGAGAAAGGCGgaacaaattaatttaatcgTACTTTGCTCCTTCTATTAAAATTCCCTTCCTCTTTGTGCTTTAAGATCTCTAATGTATTGCATTTTTCTGTTGCAACTTTACACCCCCGTCCTCCTTTCTGCACACTTAGCGCTTTCAATCTTCACTTTGCTTCATTCCCCAACTACTGAGCTCCAAGAAAACGTTAAATTTTaggtctctctctcactctcgcttTAAAAAGCGCGACAAAGAAGGGAGTAAGATTAGATTGAAGGGAAGGGTGGCATTTAATATTCACCTGCCCATAGCgatcatccccccccccttacaATACCTCCACAATATATCCCTCGGAAACATTGAAAACGATGCGTGTTGGATGCCTATCAGCGGGATGGGGCGTGGATTTAGCTGAAACCCAACCGGAAGTGGACACTAGCTCTCGTGCCACATTTGGGGATACTGGAGAGAGGGGAGGGAAGCTCCCCCTTCCTGCTCGGTTttacgatgtgtgtgtgtgtgtgtgtgcctattTCGGTTGAGTTAATGAATGAATTTCTTTGCAACGCTCCCGAACGCTCTCCCGAACATGGACCGCCACTCTGCCACGCTTCCGGTGTGCCGCCATCTTGTCGCATTTTTAATTCAAGCCGCCCCGTTTGCTGCTTTGCTCCATCGTTCTCTTGCTCTTCTGCCTTTTCTCcttcattttcttatttttcttcgtCGCCCCACAGCTCCCCACACAGCACGGCCAGATGCCGCACGGGACGGGTGGACTGTCACAGCTGGCGGGGCGTCGACGcccggacggacggacgacAGGGGGGCGCCGGGGCAGGGTGCCGACGACGACGCTGGTGCTGCTCGCGATCCTGCTGCAGCTGATGGATCTGGGGGATGGGccgggcggcggtggcggcacgATGCTGGCGGAGGCGGCCTGTGAGCCGCGGGCCAGCTGGTGGGACCCGACCGTGGACGATTGCGTCCCGTGCCGGGTCTGTGCCGACCATCAGGTCGTGCTGCGCCCGTGCCAGGACTACATGAACACGGTGTGCGGCACGATGAAGGACCTGACGGCGTCGGCTCATCGCCCGTACCCCCATCTGCCCGAGGGGAACGGTAACGGGATCGTGTCGGTCGGCCGAACCCGGGATCATCACTGGAAAGAGGTAAGGATAGTGGTGGTTGTGGAGTGATATGGAGGAGCTGGAGATTTGGATGCTGATCACGGTTCTGCCTGTCTCGGTTTGTGGTTTGCAGGAGCGCCGGAAAGAGGCGGACGGAGTGGAGGGCTACCGGCGGGTCGTGCCGGCCGCCAGCACCGAGGAGATCCTGTGGGACTGGCAGGTAGCATCGCTGCTGCTCGCCATCATCGGCTGCTTGCTGTTCCTGCTCGCTGCCGCCTGCGTCGCCCTCAACCAGAGCCGTCAGTGGCGCCGCATCGAGAAGCACTTTGACGCCGGTAGGTAGAAGCGGCAACGCAACTTAAGCTCGTACTTTATTATTGACTTCCAGATAGATCCCAAAGAGCAGGAATTGTCAAATTTGAAATACTTTGAGATCACCATACTATTGTACCCCAGGACCTCCAATAACTGTAATGTTAGCAATAACTCCAATGTTGGATATATTCTATAATTTGCCGTCTCTGGACTCTGTCCCTATTCTGAATGTGTCTGGGATCTCATATCAAAACGGTCCTCACAATAGAATGGCACTAGGACCTTGATATTTTGAGGGAGTTTGTATTGAACACGACTCTCCTACAACGAATTCTAGTGAATGACGACATCATAATCCTAACTAAGATGTGATGAAAACAGCATCCGACATGAAGTCGATAAATAATTTATCCAGAATTATTTACCACAAATTATAGGTAGAAACCCTTTCTGCAATATCCTTTACATTCTGAAGGGATTGTGATGGGAACTGTGTATTGCGATAGTGCTATTAGATGATAGATTTACAAATGCGCAGAAGAATTAGTCCTAACTTTTGTATTGCTTTAGATTCTAGAATACATATAAATTTGCTAGTTTGCAAGAATTATGACCTGACACAGAACCTAAAACGTACAGTGTGAAACATTGTTAGCCTACAACACTAGCAAAGCATCTAAATCTTAAGGACCTTGCGTTCATGTCATATCGCTTCAACTCTATGCAACATCCTTGTTCAATGTTTAGTCCAGTGTTTGTGTCCTAAAGATCTCCCGATTGGTTTTATACCATGGGAAGTTATTGCTGATTGAACCATAACATCTATCTCCCAGCTACAATATCTGAACAGGCCAAAACATACACCCAGCAGAGGAACGTGCGGGTTTGACGTCTTTCCCGAATGTATCGCATCGAGCACTGCTCCGGGAGTGCCCTAAAATAGATTGAACCCGAACGAGAGGGCATTCGACCTCCGATACACGATACACCGatcagttttgttgttgtttgttgtagtGACGTTTCCAGTATTCCAGTAATGATTGCTTTGTTCGGGGAGCGCCGGAACACATCGCAATACGTCCGTGTGCCATAAATAGGGTTAGGTGTGAACAGATTAGTGATGACAGGCGTGTGCCAGCAGCGCCAA is part of the Anopheles gambiae chromosome X, idAnoGambNW_F1_1, whole genome shotgun sequence genome and harbors:
- the LOC1272319 gene encoding tumor necrosis factor receptor superfamily member wengen isoform X1, which translates into the protein MRVMRDLPTQHGQMPHGTGGLSQLAGRRRPDGRTTGGRRGRVPTTTLVLLAILLQLMDLGDGPGGGGGTMLAEAACEPRASWWDPTVDDCVPCRVCADHQVVLRPCQDYMNTVCGTMKDLTASAHRPYPHLPEGNGNGIVSVGRTRDHHWKEERRKEADGVEGYRRVVPAASTEEILWDWQVASLLLAIIGCLLFLLAAACVALNQSRQWRRIEKHFDADMEALSAQLVSHLASMQHLESGPILLENFDHGRLRSTGHHPIEVRCVYLDQLLDEKCAQKAHNVPPKAGNLYIEETIDTSRVQSPAPSRQPRSPASRPPTGAAATNSTTPPPLTLIRHY
- the LOC1272319 gene encoding tumor necrosis factor receptor superfamily member wengen isoform X2 — its product is MPHGTGGLSQLAGRRRPDGRTTGGRRGRVPTTTLVLLAILLQLMDLGDGPGGGGGTMLAEAACEPRASWWDPTVDDCVPCRVCADHQVVLRPCQDYMNTVCGTMKDLTASAHRPYPHLPEGNGNGIVSVGRTRDHHWKEERRKEADGVEGYRRVVPAASTEEILWDWQVASLLLAIIGCLLFLLAAACVALNQSRQWRRIEKHFDADMEALSAQLVSHLASMQHLESGPILLENFDHGRLRSTGHHPIEVRCVYLDQLLDEKCAQKAHNVPPKAGNLYIEETIDTSRVQSPAPSRQPRSPASRPPTGAAATNSTTPPPLTLIRHY